From the Cucumis sativus cultivar 9930 chromosome 5, Cucumber_9930_V3, whole genome shotgun sequence genome, the window caatTCATCAAAGGACCTTGTAAATTTGTAGGAGCGATTAGCAAAGGAAATGCATATCGAATtaagataaaatgaaatattatctTGATTGACCAGCAGCTATGGACAGTGAATAAGTAGTAAGAAACAAGTAGTAGCTTCTTCAAAAGGGTCTAACCATTCCCAATCTGGAAAGATTATTCTTCATTCTTAGGCATAGAACATGAcagaagttttaaaaaaatgtacttTTATAGGTACAATTTTGACTCTTTACAATATATACCAATTTTgatttgtacttttatttaaatagcaacttttattttttcacttttctctcTGTTtaattggtaatttttttgtaaatttacggatatattagatacaaaattaaaaaataaaaatttaaaaatatattaaatattttctaaagtttatattattgttgatatatgaaatttcaaatgagTGATTTGTTAGacaaaactaaaagtttaTCGTAATCAAGATGGAACGCTTTTAAAATACATGATTTCATATATCAAGTAAACATTAATATCAAAGTTGTAATATGACTTTAAATATCTTAATATGGTTGAGTATGAAAATGTTTATCACGACATTGCAATCTTGAATTGGTAAGAACATCTGAACTTTTCTTCCACGAAagtattgtaaaaaaaaaacactttcttTAATGCATGTTAAATATagacttttcaaaataatattcataCAGAActccaaaaattgaaagtcaGCTTACTAAAACAAAACCTCCAAGCctgcattttcaaattcaacccAATAACATAAAGCAGGTGTAAGGCCGGCAACTACAACCCACTTtagcatatatatacatatatgtttaaGATTATGGAACAAAAAGCAACCATGAATCATCTTTGTTcttgatattattttcaagtaaTCTCTGTCGTGTTCTAAGCAAAAGTGCTTTGGTTTGGACGTAGCAGTTGAAGCTTTCCCTCTTTTCCACCTAATATTTAATATCTGATGACATCTTTGTCTCTAATTTATAAGGTGGATGCTGACTTGGTCTCATTTTGCTAGGAATGTCCTTTCTCTTGATATTCAAGATTTAACATCCTTATCATCATCCACTTTAGCACTATTTGTTGAGCAATCCTCTGAACATCAAGAAGAGCagctaaaaagaaaaaccttgaTATTGACGAAATCAAATGCATCATACAATAGTGCTTTATTGTTCATATGCAAACTTGTCTGTTCATAAAGTTGAATAAATCTCGATGTTTGACTTTTTCTTGATATTCAGGTGAGTTCATTgttcatatattataaagCACCACCTCTGTATcgataataatattttaagtcTTCCCAGGAGTGGCTAGGTGAAAGATCAAAGGTgagaaaaaaacttatattatttagACAGCAAGAGCCATCGGTTATCCTTGGAAGAAAATGGGTTCTTTCTCTGTGGAAGATTTTGTGGGAAATGGGGTTCTTAAGGATCTGCTTCCCACTTTGCTGGATGAAGGCTGGGATGATGTACCCACCTTGAAGGTCATGAATTCTGAGGATATGGATGCTATAAACATGACACGACAACAGAAGGTTGGtaaacaatacttttttctagttctaaaacaaaaacgcACCCCAGTAAGCAATTTCAGATGTTTATATCTTCAAAGATTTCTGGAGTAGAAACCTTCGTATAATTCATCCAATTTATGAATTATCATAGCTAGTCAATTCTTTCcttctatctttcttttttgaaaatttctcaTGAATCGGTTTTGCTATGACAGGAAGCAATTGAAATTAGAACTTATCTGCATGATAGATCTCTGATGCCGTATGCAGATAGGCTAGAGTCCACCGGAAAATGTTTGCCTGAACTTCTAAGCATAAGTGTTGAGGATTTAACATCTCAATTCCATATGAAGAGAGGTCATATTGCACGTTTCCATGATAGAAAAAGTTCGTGTGTGGATCCCTCGACCAATAAGTTTGATGCTCCTTTAGCATCAACAAGCATCAAGAGGACTTATCAGTCTAACAGCTCAAAGAGGATGCAAAGTATGAGAAGCCGAAACTTTCAGGATAAAACAGTTGAGCAAGCAATGAGTGAATTTAAGATTGAAGACGGGTATGAGTTCAAGGGGATTGTTGCAACAGAACTAGCTGGTCATATAGCATGTGGTTGTGTGCAACCTCCTcatattgttgataaaattgCTCCTTATTCTGCCATTGAAAACATCTCCATTCAGAAATTAACTCCAGAGTATAAAATTGGAATGGAGCGCTTGGTGAAGACTAAGACTCCCCCTATGAAAGCATCATCACTATGGCAGGATAAGCCAGCCATTATCCTCTGTATTAGACGACCTGGGTAAGTTTAAGCATATTGCTTCAAGACCTGATTTTAAGTTGTAGACAGATAAGTTTTATTCATGAAGAAGATGGTTTAAACTTGACTCACTAACTAAAAAAGCACAAACGAAAAGCAACTTTCCAGTTCCTGTAGATGCGTTCAGTATCACGTTTTGATATTGTTACTGGTGTTTGAGCCATCTTGAGGGAAAGGAACAACTAACATCtcttgaatttgaaaacagGTGCATCATGTGCAGAGCAGAAGCTCACCAGCTATATGCCAGAAAAGCGATATTTGATGCACTAGGATACCAACTATTCGCTGTAATTCATGAACACATAGAATCAGAGGTATTCATAAAACTTCTAGCTTTTTTAACCCATCCAATCTGTTTGACTGAAATGGTGATGCAGGTGAAGGACTTCTGGCCCCGGTACTGGGGAGGCACTGTAATCTTTGACCAAGGCAGAGGATTCTTCAAAGCTCTAGGTGGTGGAAAGTTAATGAAGGAAAAATTCCTATTCGGATTTCTTTTCAACCCTCGGGCTATAGCAAATTATAAGCGTGCAAAAGCAATGGGAATAAAGCAAAACTTCAATGGAGAAGGAGAAATTAAGGGTGGTTTGTTCATTCTTGGCTCATCAAAGCGTGGTATTGCTTACCAGTTTATTGAGCGGAACTTTGGGGACTGGGCACCTCTTTCTGAAGTTATTGAGATCTGTACAAAAATACAGGTAATAGTTTCCATCGCCTTCGCCTCTATCCTTATCTCCagtattaaaattatataataattatgcattttttcaCATGATACAGAGCCAGTCGCAAGCTTCAGGCCTATCCATCAAACCATCCCAAGAAGATAACCGGAGTTCGTCCCTAGTCTAATACAAATTCTCATCTGGATTTTAGTCCTCAGTTAACTGAAACTTTTCACGACACAAGAGAAGTGTTTCCATCTTTCTTCGTTATCTTTTATCCGATGTTCTTTAATTAACCTGGATGTTGCACAAAACTTCAATTATTACTATGCCTTTCTTATCACTTGACCGCCACGCGGGACAACTGGGTTTAGTTTGAAAGCAATTTGCAGCGCACTTCAATGCATTATTAAAACCTTCAGAAATGGAGGAACAGCGAGGCacatttatattgaaaaagagaacTGTAATCAGTAAAGGAAATGTACAAGACAGTAagacaataattaataactgAAGCTACAAGAACCTAAGCAATAAAGTATCGAATGGGAAGAATATCTTCCTTGCCTGACATTGAAACTGGTCTACACAATTCCAAACTATTGCGCTTTAATCACATTAGACCTTTAAACCTTTTCCAGGTTTGATATCCATCAAACAGTGAAAAAAGatggtaaaaaatataaattcgTTAAATATTTCCTTGAAAATAAGGGGGAGAAGTGGCAATGGTTACTCTGTCAATTGTGATAATTTTCTATGGATACGCATCAAAGTAGGCATGTTTCAACCCCATTTCGTCGTAGGAATCAATTTGCAGCAAAGTTGTCAATACCGCTTCAGAAACACAGATCACACACTAGTGCTGGAATTCTACAAGCACGCTTGCAGCTTAGACAGCTCACTTGAACTAGAAAACTTCAAGCAACCATCAGATTTCACACAAGctagaaatattttcaatatgcTTTGGATAAATTCATCTTGACACATCTGGTAGCTTCGCTGAACGGTGTAATACTTGATGGCTCATAGCACAAAACAGTTCCTTCTTGTGATCCTTGAAAGAATTCTTATTTGATAAAAGACTGTTCTGAATTACATGATTGCACAAAAGAATCATCAATCAAGCTCATAGCAAGTATATACACATTCGAGATTGATGGTAGGTCTCAGGCTCAAATAAAACTTAGCTTTTACTAACATAACAACTCCGAGGTTTTGTCATCTTTGGCTGAGGTTTTAGATGGCAAGACGCTACCAGAAATCCCCGCATGAGCACACTCCATCCTTGAACAAATGGAAACGGACTGCATCTCTTACAAGTATCTCTCTCTGGGTGATCCTAGAAATGTATTTTGTGGCATTGTGGCAATCGCCACAGACCCTGAGATTTTTTACAACTCGTATTTGAAGACCGTCAGGTATAAATAACAACCCAAAGGCAATAGCAAGTTTCTCACTGTGGTGATTAAGCATCTTAATTTTCTCTGACTTCTCAACATCATGGAGAACAAAACTCATATCAGGCACATACCCTTCCTCAATCATTTTTAGGTACAAACTTTCCAACTTGGCATATATCTGATCCGAAAATGGACTTGACCGGTCGTCTGCTGAGAAAATGTgcactttatttttatatttgatccAACTATGTCCCGGTTCCTTTTTCACTCCCATTTCCCTCATTCCTTTTCTCAATTTTGCTACATCATCCCATTTACCTTTCGCAGCATAAATGcttgataataaaatataactagCAGGGTTTTGCGGCTCTAGTTTATGAAGAGACTCGGCAGCCCATTTACCAATTTCCAGATTCCCATTGAGTCTACAAGAACTTAGCAATGTGGCCCAACCAATTGCATCAGGACTAAAAGGCATCTGGTTGATGAAGttttttgcttcttctaaTCTTCCAGCTCGGCTGAGAAGGTCAATCATGCATGTGTAGTGATCGGGGATTGGTGTGATTCTATGTTCTTTCACCATACattcaaaataatgataaCCTTTCTCCACTAAACCCGCTCTACTACAAGCTGATAGAACTCCAACGAAAGTAACTCCATCAGGTACGATACCATGGGCCAACATTGTTTCGAACAGAGATATTGTTTCATTGGCTTTTCCAAATTGTGCATAACCTGAGACTAAAGCTGTCCAAGAAACTTCATcccttattttcatttcatgaaaCAACTGGTGGGCATGTTCTAGGCTTCCACATTTTCCATATAGAGTGATTAGAGCATTTGAAACcgtaacaaaacaaattaaaccagAAGCTAAAGCTTGGCCATGAAACTGGGCACCCTCTTCTAGGCTCGCGAGGTTTGCACATGAGCTAATTACACTCCCTAGAGTAAAATCATCTGGATGAATCTCATTTCTCTGCATATCACAAAATATCCTAACGGCTTCTTCACTGTATCCATTCTGACCATAACCAACTAGCATTGCTGTCCATGATATTACATTCTTGTGCCTCATTTTTCTAAACACTGCTTCCGCATATTTTACATTACGACACTTACAATACATGTCAAGTAGAGCACTTCCTACAAAGATGTTATCTTGATAATCAGTCCTGATAATATAGGCGTGAATTTGCTTTCCCTCATCAAGTGCCAGAAAACCTCCACATGCAGTCAACACACTCCCAAAGGTGAACTGATCCATGCAAAAACCTTCTATTCCCATTTCTTTAAACTTATCGACTGCTTCTTTAAACAAACCATTTTGGGTAAGTCCAGTTATGATAGTTGTCCATGAAATCGAATCTTTTTCTGGCATATTATCAAACAATTGCTCAGCTTCTACAATAAATCTACACCGCAAAAGACCTGTGATCATAGTATTATACACAACTATATTCTTCTCAGGTATCTCTTCAAAAATCCGATTCGCATCATTGATAAATCCCGTTTTTGCATACATATCCACTAAAGGACTCCCAACAAACAGATAAGATTGATaaccaaatttgaagattTGCCCATGAATCTGCCGACCCAAATCAACAAATCCTCGATTAGACGAGAGTATTAACATAGTAGAGAATGTAATCCTATTCAAATTTACCGACCCATCTTTTAACATCATGTTATAAACTCTAACCGATTCGGAAATCAGACCGTTACCCGCATATCCAGAAAGAAGCGAGTTCCAAGAGACCACATCATGGTTAGGCATACTATCAAACACGCGTTGCATATCTTGAAGGTAACCCAATTTTGAGTATGCTGAAAGCAGCGTGTTCCATGAAAAAAGATTTGGTTGAGGAATATGATCGAATACGTTCCGTGCATTCTTCAAGTCCCCAAGCTTCCCGTAAGTATTGATGAGATTATTATATAGAAAAGTTTCAGGATTAGTTAAAGTTCTGATGATGCGGCAATGAAGCTTCTTAACTTGGGCTCGATTCCGAGCTTCGCAGCAAAACTTAAGCGCAGCAGTGTAGtaatttgatgaagaagacATGTTCCTCTTCAAGAAAATAGTTGGCGGGAACCAACGTCGCGTTTATACAATCGGTTCCTCAACCCGAAGAAGAATGATCCGAATTACTTCGGATTCTCTACCACTAGGTCTCTTTCATCCGTCTCCCGGCCCAATTCATTTGGAACCTACACTCTTGATGGCCCAGCCACACGTAAAAGAgaattggttttttaaaaaattaattataattggtggcataattttagtaataattaagaatataacacaattttaaaaaattacaaatatagcaaaatctattgATGATAGACTATTGTTGTTTATCAAttatagatcaatatttacaatatggtTTATAGAGTTTGAaagatttaattatatttcaaaatattgttatatctttaattattttgaatctaattgtcATGTTTATAACTATCTTTATTCTATATAATCTATCTTTATCGATAATAGGCTTCAAGAGTATAATCATAATGTCTTGTGTCCAattattgtgtttgaaatgGTCTCATagtaactatatatatttttctaattcattAATATAAGAATTCAGATAGATTTAGACaagagtatatatatgttaaatcatcaaatatgctttgtttgttaatcatttttttaaaaaaaattaaactttctttttcttcaaaatttgacttgattttaaaatgaagaatcGAAGGTAGTCCTTTCAtgcttttgtaatttatttgctctttaaaatcttaaaagtaatagattttttaactttgattttatattCGATTGGAATTTGACATCTAAAAAACTTACAACAACAGACAACATTTTTTCTGAatattgagtttttaaaatgataatggaaaaaaaaaagttcaattttcaatACAGATTTATAGGTGATAGTTGAGAAAATGGCCACTTCCTTCCTGCATCAACCATGAAAGTCTAA encodes:
- the LOC101217484 gene encoding uncharacterized protein LOC101217484; this translates as MGSFSVEDFVGNGVLKDLLPTLLDEGWDDVPTLKVMNSEDMDAINMTRQQKEAIEIRTYLHDRSLMPYADRLESTGKCLPELLSISVEDLTSQFHMKRGHIARFHDRKSSCVDPSTNKFDAPLASTSIKRTYQSNSSKRMQSMRSRNFQDKTVEQAMSEFKIEDGYEFKGIVATELAGHIACGCVQPPHIVDKIAPYSAIENISIQKLTPEYKIGMERLVKTKTPPMKASSLWQDKPAIILCIRRPGCIMCRAEAHQLYARKAIFDALGYQLFAVIHEHIESEVKDFWPRYWGGTVIFDQGRGFFKALGGGKLMKEKFLFGFLFNPRAIANYKRAKAMGIKQNFNGEGEIKGGLFILGSSKRGIAYQFIERNFGDWAPLSEVIEICTKIQSQSQASGLSIKPSQEDNRSSSLV
- the LOC101217254 gene encoding putative pentatricopeptide repeat-containing protein At1g68930 — translated: MSSSSNYYTAALKFCCEARNRAQVKKLHCRIIRTLTNPETFLYNNLINTYGKLGDLKNARNVFDHIPQPNLFSWNTLLSAYSKLGYLQDMQRVFDSMPNHDVVSWNSLLSGYAGNGLISESVRVYNMMLKDGSVNLNRITFSTMLILSSNRGFVDLGRQIHGQIFKFGYQSYLFVGSPLVDMYAKTGFINDANRIFEEIPEKNIVVYNTMITGLLRCRFIVEAEQLFDNMPEKDSISWTTIITGLTQNGLFKEAVDKFKEMGIEGFCMDQFTFGSVLTACGGFLALDEGKQIHAYIIRTDYQDNIFVGSALLDMYCKCRNVKYAEAVFRKMRHKNVISWTAMLVGYGQNGYSEEAVRIFCDMQRNEIHPDDFTLGSVISSCANLASLEEGAQFHGQALASGLICFVTVSNALITLYGKCGSLEHAHQLFHEMKIRDEVSWTALVSGYAQFGKANETISLFETMLAHGIVPDGVTFVGVLSACSRAGLVEKGYHYFECMVKEHRITPIPDHYTCMIDLLSRAGRLEEAKNFINQMPFSPDAIGWATLLSSCRLNGNLEIGKWAAESLHKLEPQNPASYILLSSIYAAKGKWDDVAKLRKGMREMGVKKEPGHSWIKYKNKVHIFSADDRSSPFSDQIYAKLESLYLKMIEEGYVPDMSFVLHDVEKSEKIKMLNHHSEKLAIAFGLLFIPDGLQIRVVKNLRVCGDCHNATKYISRITQREILVRDAVRFHLFKDGVCSCGDFW